A section of the Scleropages formosus chromosome 12, fSclFor1.1, whole genome shotgun sequence genome encodes:
- the LOC108927883 gene encoding ATP synthase subunit beta, mitochondrial-like, translating to MLGAVGRCCTGALQALKPGVNPLKVFSGTPAALYSCRNYAAAAAPSAKPAAANGRIVAVIGAVVDVQFDEGLPPILNALEVAGRETRLVLEVAQHLGENTVRTIAMDGTEGLVRGQKVIDTGAPIRIPVGPETLGRIMNVIGEPIDERGPITTKLTAAIHAEAPEFTDMSVEQEILVTGIKVVDLLAPYAKGGKIGLFGGAGVGKTVLIMELINNVAKAHGGYSVFAGVGERTREGNDLYHEMIESGVINLKDNTSKVALVYGQMNEPPGARARVALTGLTVAEYFRDQEGQDVLLFIDNIFRFTQAGSEVSALLGRIPSAVGYQPTLATDMGTMQERITTTKKGSITSVQAIYVPADDLTDPAPATTFAHLDATTVLSRAIAELGIYPAVDPLDSTSRIMDPNIVGAEHYDVARGVQKILQDYKSLQDIIAILGMDELSEEDKLTVARARKIQRFLSQPFQVAEVFTGHLGKLVPLKDTIKGFKSILGGEYDALPEQAFYMVGPIEEVVQKAEKLAEEHS from the exons ATGTTGGGTGCTGTCGGACGCTGTTGCACTGGGGCGCTGCAGGCGCTGAAGCCTGGTGTAAACCCATTGAAAGTCTTTAGTGGAACTCCGGCTGCTCTTTATTCCT GCAGGAACtatgctgctgccgctgctccatCAGCTAAGCCTGCAGCTGCCAACGGCCGCATTGTTGCGGTCATCGGCGCTGTTGTGGATGTACAGTTTGATGAGGGTCTCCCACCTATCCTTAATGCACTGGAAGTTGCTGGCCGTGAGACCAGACTGGTGCTGGAGGTTGCACAGCATCTTG GGGAGAACACAGTGCGTACTATTGCCATGGATGGTACTGAAGGTCTGGTGCGTGGGCAGAAAGTCATTGATACAGGTGCCCCCATCAGAATTCCTGTTGGCCCAGAGACCCTGGGTAGGATCATGAATGTCATTGGGGAACCTATTGATGAAAGAGGACCAATCACAACCAAACT GACTGCTGCAATCCATGCTGAAGCCCCTGAGTTCACAGACATGAGCGTGGAGCAAGAAATTCTGGTGACTGGTATCAAGGTGGTGGACTTGCTTGCTCCTTATGCAAAGGGTGGCAAGATTG GTTTGTTTGGTGGTGCTGGTGTGGGCAAGACTGTACTTATCATGGAGCTGATCAACAATGTTGCCAAAGCCCATGGTGGATACTCAGTGTTTGCTGGAGTGGGCGAGCGTACCCGTGAGGGAAATGACTTGTATCATGAAATGATCGAGTCTGGTGTCATCAACCTGAAGGACAACACTTCTAAG GTAGCACTGGTGTATGGTCAAATGAATGAGCCCCCAGGTGCCCGTGCTAGAGTTGCTTTGACTGGTCTTACTGTTGCTGAGTATTTCCGAGATCAAGAAGGACAAGATGTGCTGCTGTTTATTGACAAcatcttcaggttcacccaagCTGGGTCAGAG GTGTCTGCCCTGTTGGGTCGTATTCCCTCTGCTGTGGGCTACCAGCCTACTCTTGCTACTGACATGGGTACCATGCAGGAGAGAATCACCACCACCAAGAAGGGTTCCATCACTTCAGTGCAG GCTATCTATGTACCTGCTGATGACTTGACTGACCCTGCTCCAGCCACCACATTTGCCCACTTGGATGCCACCACTGTGCTCTCTCGTGCTATTGCGGAGCTTGGCATCTACCCTGCTGTGGATCCACTGGATTCCACCTCCCGCATAATGGACCCTAACATTGTTGGCGCTGAGCACTATGATGTTGCTCGTGGTGTACAGAAGATCCTCCAA GATTACAAATCTCTTCAGGATATTATTGCTATCCTGGGTATGGATGAGCTTTCTGAGGAGGACAAATTGACTGTTGCCCGTGCTCGTAAGATCCAACGTTTCCTTTCCCAGCCATTCCAGGTGGCTGAAGTGTTCACTGGTCACTTGGGCAAACTGGTCCCACTCAAAGATACCATAAAAGGGTTCAAGAGCATCCTAGGAG GTGAATATGATGCGCTTCCTGAACAGGCTTTTTACATGGTTGGTCCCATAGAAGAAGTTGTCCAGAAGGCTGAGAAACTGGCTGAAGAGCATTCATAA